cagcagcccccaaaagacccttgtggggataagtggtacagGAAATGCATGGATGACACACTTTCCGTCAATTATatgaaatttgaattttttgtgGATAAATCATCTCATATATCATTGACTAAATCAAAACAATCCTTTCCAGGCTTGTGAAGTCTGGATTTGCACTCTGGCATTTTATCAAACTTGCTGACTGTTGTCTCGAGGAAAGGCCTCTAATGACTATGTTCATCACTTCCCCAATGGTCATGTGAAAGTCCGAATGTTACTTAAAACATTGCAAAGCTGTTGCACTACCGGACAgaacatgacaaaaaaagtccAAGAACATCTTGTTAAAAAGCTTGGATTGACTCTGTAACCAGAAGGtcgtgaaaaatatttaaatgccaTTCTCAAAGTTTGCAGTATTTGAGTATGTCCAGGGTGCCCAAACTTCTGCATGCTCCGGTAGAATTATGAGACGAATGGGAGCATTGAATGGCATTCAAGAGGTTGTGAACTTTGGATGAACAAAATAATTAACACTGGTATTCCTGAAACCCCTTGACTGGAAACCTTTAGAGTcaagctccatctagtggcaaTCCCTGAGTGGTACTCAATCACTTCAGGCTAccatattaattaattaaatgcaCTGTCCATTCTGTGAAATGTTATATTGGCGATTACCCAAGGAAATAATACCTGTACTTAAATCAGTCCTACCCACCTCTAGATCAGAACTGACAATTGAAGAGTCACATGATGCATCACAACCATCAACTCGTACCATTGGAACATTCCTGCTCAGAACCTTGTTGTCCACTGCTTTCCCAGACACTGTCGCCTCTCTGGGGTCCCTCTGTCAACAATGGGTGACGTACATCTGTCTGAGACACTGAGATTGATGAGCAGCTatgaaattttacatttttgaatTGTTATCTCTAGAAAATGTTTTGCATGCTCAGTACAACATGGCTTACTTCTATTATGGCATCTTTACTGACGTCCATATAATGACCCATCTCcatcaaattgatttttttcccctttgaaaaaagggggaaagcATAATGGACATCGTACTAAAAAGTAACACTAGCATTAATGTaagtgaagtttttttttttattacaaaaatgtttCAACACTGTTGCACCAAAATTCAATGTAAGAAATTACATACTTGTTTTCCATTGTGCTCTACGGCAGCTTTGTCGTTGGATGAGTCACCAAGGAGGCTTTCCATTTCTGGAGAAAAGCTCATAGGCTTTTGTCTGGTTTCCATGTGACACCAGTAGAGGACTACAATCTGACACACACACCAAAGGTCAGAAAACTATAACAGGGTGGTGATATAAACATATTATATATTGATGCATGCTTCATTTAATGCTGATCTGTATTGGTATTATTTCaggatacaaaaaaatccagagAAGCACCACAGATTGCACAAAGCAGCCAAGGCATAACCCTGAGAAGGAAGCGGACTCCAGTGTCGAGCTGAATTAAGGCGGCAGCATAAAGGGCACCAGATAGTGAGCACAGAACTCCAGAGAAAATGTATGCTCTTGACAGTTTCTTCCCTTTGAGCTGCAAAGGACGACACAAAAAAAGCTAGTTTAGGTAAATATACTTGCTGCTTGAAAACAGGGCCCGATTTAAGAATCTCTTACAACTCTGCCAAGTGTGGGGAACTTTGAGGTCAAGTTGATGACAAAAGACAGCAGTCCAATGATGTAACCCAGGATTTCAGTGTTGTCCTAGTACACAtccacatgtttaaaaaaatgtagtaacAATACAGCACATCATTTGACATTTGTTTAtgtactcatgatttaccttaTATATTTCATTATACTATATAAAATCCTTCTTTGATTTCTATTGTGTCAAATGGGACAGAATGTAATAAATGcatctttaaataaatatcttACTAGGTCATTAATTTACTCATTGaatgtaaaaacaattattttactATTTAATGATTTCATGGACACATGTTGAAGCACTTTATTATTATAAGTCAGTGGGCAGAACAAACACCTGATAGGTTACTCAGCACATCAAGATGATACCATAGAGCACTTGTATTCTAGGTTGTTgcgaagaaaataaataaataaatcaggtgACTTATCTCAACCACTGTCATACACGTATTTGATTGAATGATATAGAAACAATTCTATTGATCTCAAGAGATCACCTCACTGCCGCTCTTCTGCCACTATCTCACTTCAAACTTTGTCAAAGCCGTATTAGCCATAGTGCTCATACTTACTTGCAGGTCAACAGAAAGCAGTCTCCTCCTCAGAGTGAGCTTGTCTGTTGTTGGGCTGTGGAGGATGCTTGACTTCAAGAAACCTCCCGAAAGTGCAGTCAGTAAACAAACAGTAAGAAGATGAGATCTCCTGCACTTCCTGATTGTTCTTCGTCTTCTCTCTAATGAAAACCATATTAGGGCCTCCTAACTATTACGACAAGTTTGGTTGCGGTTCTCTAACAATGGtttgacagaaaaataaattagctttttaattcattctaTAATACCATCAACTATGacattacaatttaaaaatataacatgaacattcattttcttaaccacttatcctcacaaggaccatgggtccctatatatatatatatatatatatatatatatatatatatatatatatatatatatatatatatatatatatatatatatatatatatatatatatatatatatatatacacatatatatatatacacacacacacacacacgattcgataatttatatttttagaaagaATGTGAAATTTTTTGGGCCCTTTTGACTGCACACTGTGTTAAACTTACCCGTTTGCCAGTTCTTGAAAATGCACAATGGAATAAAGCAGGCTATAACATTTACCAAATCCAGAGTAGCAGAGAGAAGACCCATTAAAacctaaagaaaaaacaacatttaatacCTAAAATGAGTCTTTGGCATTCAACTACATTGATTGTCTACACTTACTTGAATGTGCAACTGTCTAGACAAAACAGCGCCTGTTAATCCACACACGTTACCAAGGAAACAGTAGAGGGAAGTCGCAATGTGTCCTGGATGTCCTCCACGATGATTGCACCTTTTATACAGGAGACTTGAAAtattaatgaaagaaaaaaaaaaggtacaagGAGCaccaagaaaaattaaaaatttcaaTACAAATGATTGCATAAGCAAACAATGAAATTAGGTTAACCAAACTAAACATTTCCTGCTTTGGGTCACCAATACTACAAAGTATTGTGGTCTAAATTCCTACCTTTAAACCAGCATACAAACAGAAGTGTTTAACAGAATTGTTTGCAATACAAATCTCAATTTTGGATACGTTTTGAACATACCttcaagtttttttgttttgttttcaaatgctAAATGTCAATATCACCCACAAGGACATCAACCTGATTAAGAAAATTCTTCCCAAAAATATGGAGCAGTGCCCAATTGGAATTTTGGAGTTTGGAATTATTATAGTATTGGTTTGATGTTGCCTGTGCTGACAATGGTGGCCATGTTGGGCAATTgtaaaatatactatatatttttttctttttaaacattgcaTGCTGCAACACATTCGTTTTTAAAGCCTGTAAAATATGTAACATCAGCCTCTCTCCCTAAAAAGGAGAGAATGTAGTGGAAAGCagtaatttacaaaaaaataattaaaaaatggagATTCACCcaataaatgtaaatttaaagggtttccccccttttttgatCTGCAGCAATTGACACCAATTTTTTAGCACAGATGAAATATTTAAGATACAGGTTTTAGCATGTATATTTGATATAAACACTCGTTTGATAATCATGCTATTTAATCAGCAGCACCTGGTGAATATTTGGCATAATTTAGTAATTTGATAGATTTAAAGAAACAGATCCATCTTGACACACGTACATCTATTTAATACTAATAGCAAAACCAAAGCTGTTAAATTTCAATTAGAGCAAAAATTACTTACAGAAAACTTGAGAGCAGTAGAAGTAGAGAAGATAAGGACACTAGCCTAAAGGAAGAACAATTGAATCCTGGGTCACCAATTGTAAAACAAGAGGAGGCAGAAGTGATGCAAAACTTTAGGAGACGCAAGGGAAAGGAATCCTGGTCTTTGTTGTCCCAATCTTTCTCCTGGGTCGTGGCCATGTTGAAACCTACTCTACTGAGCTCCTGGCATTAAGGGCCTAGCACAGGTATGAAACTGACCAATACAATCATGGCAAGAATATTTATTTAGGGGTGGGGCTTAGACAAGTATATGATAGGTCAGGtgaagggaacctatggctcgtgagccatatgtggctcttttgatgggtgcaacAACACGTATGACTTGACTTACAAATTATGAGTATGGCACTCTCTGTTTCTGTCTCTGTCAAAAAGTTTCCCAACCCCTTTGATGGATTTTGTCTTTGCGGGAggatgtaaataaaaatatgttttagatTTAAATCATGTTTTGTATTGTGGATGAAGTCTGCATCTAATAATAtgtataaattatatttattataaattacACAGTCTTGGTGACCATGATAATTGGTATGGTAAACGAGtgaataaaatatcaaattgttCCCATGTAGccatgaattttacaatttacccAAGTCTACGTATTTTACAAAGGTTGGTTGTCCCTTTACCATAAATCATTACTCCTGTATGTGTGGCCTTCAACACATACAATGTATGCCAGTTTATTATAATGTGAGTCATGAAAATCTAAAACTCAATTACTGTATATGAACTCAAAACATGATGACAATATCATATTTTTCTCCAGTCCATATAATTCCTAGCTGTAAAGCTCTTCTGTCTTCATGAGTTGATGTGCTGATTGAATGGAGAGGTATGCCTCTTGTTAAttgttcagtcattcattttccgtactgcttatccttacaagggtcgcagggggcgctggagcctatcccagctaacttagGGGCACCAGGTAggaaggggacaccctgaataggttgtacaataaaatgttaaactttATGATTTGTCATGATCATAGTGATCTGATTTATAATCAATGGTTCAGTAGATGGAATGTTTTCCACATATTGACCTACAAGCCATTAGTTGACATCACCTTCAGGTATACGAGGCATTCAAAGACATCATCACCAACTTCGTTATAGGTATACTTTGATTCTCCTTGAgattacatttaaatatcaAGCATCGAGATGCTTGTTAAGCCGGCGCACTTTCTCTTTCTTGTTTCTATTGCCGTGTTTCTTCCAGGGTTTTCCCACCATCTCTGCTGCGGCTTTTCCAGGAGCCACGATTCCACTTCCTGGTTTGTAGCCCATGACACCTTGGACTCCTTTGGAAAGGGCTCGCACATTCTCCTAAAGAAGCCACACAGATCCCATTATACTAACTCAAAGTAAATCTTCTAGACAGgcccaataaaataatgtggctTAAGTGGTTTACCGCATGAAAGAAGTTTTTGTCTACAGTATTTTCGATCCTCTTGACCTTTCCTTTGGTACGTGTTGAACCGAGGTCACCGTTTTCCAActcatttctttggaatttgtTGTGCTGTGGCTGGAAGTCCTCAGCTTTTATGGAAGGAGGGGGGTGGCAGTACAAAAGTTTTCCCTGTAAAATAGGCAACAATAGGAACGTTTGTagcatttggcatccttcgtaTCTTTAATCTTGACTCACATTGACATAATCCTTCAGGATATAGCGTGCAGATCTGGGCTGATCAGGCTGGCCGTGCGATGTCATAAAGCCTCTCATGtctaaaaggaaaataaaatataaatatactttGAGAAGTCACAAGACAGGTTCAAGATGAGGCCATCCAGGTTTGACCAATGCCAATGAACCCGCTGCAGTGAATCTTGTAGACTTACATCCGTAAGCCATGAGCATCTCCTCTGAGGTGGGGTGTCTGTCGGGGTCTTCGTCCTCTCGTGGCCTGATAATGTTAATGCCATACGTTCCTTCCAGCACATGCCGAGGGATTGTTTGGCACACTTAGCACCACTGTTAAGTTAATAACCTTGCTTTCAGAAGGCGGCTATGATTGGAGTCAATGTATTGGTAAATGAGTGTGGTAGCGTTAAGGATATGAGAGAGGCGGCTGGTACGTGGTCTCTCATCTGGTCAATTGGTAGGATCCCACTGCAGATCATATCAGCTTTGGTGGAGACAAAGGATGGCATAACTAGACCAGGACAGTCACACAGGCACAGTCCTTCCTCTACATACAAAGTCTGTGAAACACGACACAACACTCACAATAATACCATTTTAGATTGTTTTCGCATAGTCATTATTAAAGGCTTAGTTGAGGTGTGTACCTGAAAGTGCTTCGTGTGCCCAGGAGTCGCAGAAACCGACacttttttgtttcttaaaatGGTATTAATAGTCGAACTCTTTCCCACATTAGGATAACCAACCTGTTGAAATAAAAATTGGGGAAAATGACTCATTTCAGCTACACGTGGTATTTTGCTCTAGTTCACTCTGACCCCATTGCAATCCTCAAGACAATCAGTGGAAAAAAGGTTTGACCCACCAGTCCGACTGTCAGTTCTCCGTCTTTACACCTGGGCCCATTGTGAACCATCTTGAACACCTCCAACAACTCATCCTTGTGCAAAAGGCGGGGGGAATTACGGAACGGGGTCTCATTGGATTTGCTAACAATATCCTCCTCTTCCTGTCCCTCATCTTCAGGGGCCGTTAGCCACTCATcctcgtcatcgtcgtcgtcgtcctcctcctcatcctcctcctcgacTGTGAACTTTGCTCTGTTATCTGCCTCTTCAAGCTTGTCGTGAACCTCCGCCAAGCTCCAATTTTCGTTGTCGGGCTGTATTCCATCTTCTTGGTCGCTCTCTCTAGTGCCTTTCTGCTCAATGCCCTTCATAGTTGGACAGCCACCTCTCAGTACATGACACCATTGTACGATACTTTATTGGTTTCCTTTCTTACATCCCTCCTTACCTTTTCTTCTGCTTCCAACCTCTCGCTTTCAGCCAGGGCAGACCAAAAAACTGCTCTTAGGCCTTCTTTCTCAAAGTGAGAGGCCCAGGCTTGCCGTTGTTGCCTCGTCAGCAGATCTGCTTTATTCAAGAGCAGCATGTTCACCTTATTCTCTGACGCCTCTTTTACATACAGCTCCTTTCAGCACACAAACAGAGTAATGTAATTATTGacaaataatattatatatgtatgtgtgtatgtgtgatatgatctcacatgtgtatgtatgtatatatgtatatatgtatttggtcATGAGTTATATTCTTGATCAACTAAATGTTTGTGTCACATTTCTCTccgtaaatatataatattaagacTTGAAAACACGTGCAGcatatatatggattttttgttaaatttgggGAAATTTAGGCTGTCCAGTTTTAGTCAGATGCGATCTTTAGTGAAGAAATTACGGTAAATTCTTACCAGGTCAGGACATCTGAACAACGATGGATTTCTAGCATCCACGATCTGCACAACAACATCACTGTTGGAACACAAATGatcacattcatttttaaccctttcacttcaatttatttttatttatttattttaaaaatcatttttttttaaccttctctCAATGACTCTCCACAGCTGTCTCCAGAACTCCAGATTCTTCTCAAATGGAGTGAGGCATAACTTTTGTTCCTCTTCCAACCTTTGGAGGCAATTACATTTACATTCATAATACATTGGTTAGTGCCAAAACTTTAAAAGTATGTACATTTTAATCAGAACAATACTCACTGTGCAAGGTTTCTCCTCCACTCCAAGAAGCTGTCCCTTTCTGCCAGCTGTAAAGCTTCTGGACTGGTGCTTTCATCCCATTTaggactttaaaaaataataaatataatcaataaaattggaaaatgttaattttgtattttggagGTGGGTTGAAGTTACCGTCGTGGAATTCTGAGGAAGTGCTTGTTGTCTTCTTGAAGGTTCTTCAGCCTCTTTCTTTCTTCAGCTGTTAATAAACCTGCTCTAGCGTCTGCTGGTACAAACTTGATGTTGAGTTTTTCTGAAATAAACACAATAGAACGTTATCTTGGATTTAGAATATTGCCCGTCAACATAATGGAagcttatttgtttgtttgttctatTGCATTACAAGAGAACATAACCGATCACTTACCAGCTACAAACTCTGTTCCTGCTAATTCTGCAGttgccaaaaagtcatccatgGAACTCTGTTCAGTCACTGACTGCAGGTTCAACCTTCCCCAGTCATAACCATCTTTCAGCTCACTCGTGtgcagctaaaaaataaaataaaattaaaaaatacaatatctcAGCAAACACAACTAGTGCATATGAGTCATTTTTATCCTTAATTTATTGTTTTAGACATTCAGAATTATCCTTTTGCATTTGTGCACGATTTATGCTTgcactttttaaatcattatggAGTGCAAATAACATCATAAACAATTAAGAGTCGTTTGGAAACCATGTCGGTGATCTAAAACGTatttaatacaaaataacaAACGTCAAATCAGCAATGGTTATATGGACCGCACTACTCTTTACTGACAAAAATCAATGGGATGGCACTGAAAAGAACTGGCGATCTTTCGCAGCCATACACTGAATTTTCATGTGAAataatattgttattataatACTTTGAAAATAGTTGAATTGCTTAAACACCGCTAATTAAAGACGAGTGTAAATGATAGGACGTACATACCCATGTGTCTGCCTTCTTGTTGACTCGACTTGTGTGATGTCTTTCCTTTATCAGAGCTCTTCCGAGTTGTGCTCCTCCTCCAGTCTTCTTCTTCCCCATAGCGCCTATTACAGAATTACTTCAGTGccgaaaaaaatgtattgatctGATTTTATATATATCGAAAATACGCGAGAAGTCACCAGCTAGTTACATGTGCCCTGGGTTGTTGTGAAAAGAAAACGGAAATGGAATGTACTATTTTGCCAAAGGGATAATTGTTACCAAATCGACGttgtatattgaattgaatgattttattgtcattaaacaagtataatgagatttaaagcttcaccatgaagtgcataCAGCGATATTAAAAGATAACAGAtggatattttaattttataggAAACCCTCGTTGTATGGTTATGGAACGTTCCAAATGGGTGTCCAACTATCAAAGATGTCCTGAAAAGAAACGATACGATTATAATTTGTTCCACTTCGCTTACAAATACGGAATACAGATAGAatacatgatttgcaaatacaattttaatttgcAAATAGAAGGAaatttaagattaaaaaaaattgcactaagGTAATATTGGATATTGaatcgaatgcttttattgtcattaatatACAAATGGGAGTATAGGCTAAACGTCCATATGACAAATTAAAAATCAGCCTTAAAAACACTCACATTTCGCATTCTACGTGTTTAAGCAGATTGGCATTTCATTGAATGTATAAACGTACTGTGCCAGAAAACTTGAGTTAAAAATGCAGCATTGTAGTGTCCGGAAGGTGGCGTCATAAATACACAATGAGTAATGCACGATTCCTTTTGTGAGACTGTTGGGCGTTTCACACATACGTCACATTCTCAGTTGGTGCGGTCCCCCCCTCGAATTCCGAAATGGTTTGTGCCACTATATATACCCTGAATCCTGGTCAGCTCCTCTCCAGTTGAGAACTCCACGCAAAGCCTACTGTAATGGACCACAATAGAGGATGGACACATGAAGTACGGTGTCTTGTAGAGTAGCTCACACATGACTTGACTAGGATTAGAAAGCATTTAGACATCTAGTAGACTTGAGTAGTGCTccaataaaaaaagttcattttcccCTTCTCTCTCAGCCAAGGTCTCGAAAATGCTGCCTTGGAAGAAAAATAAGTTCGACCTGATCGAGGAAGACAAGCAGTCCAAGCAGAAGGGCTATGCGGTGAGTCTCAACTACTCGACGCTTACCTCCTTCGCCAAGTCTTGCCCCGAGAGCGCGCTCAACCGGGTGGGAAACATGTTCAAGTCCAAGCGGAAAAAGATCAAGATCACCAGCGATGACCCCACGTACACCGTGCTCTACCTGGGCAATGCCACCACCATCCAGTCCAAAGGGGAAGGCTGCACCGACGTGGCGGTGAGCAAGATTTGGGGCAAGAGTGACATGGGCAAGAACGGCACCAAGATGCGGCTCACCATCAGCTCGCAGGGGATCCGTATGGTGCACGTGGACGACAAAGCCAGGAGGCCGGGACACTTGTACCTGCTGCACCGGATAACCTACTGCGTGGCGGACCCCAGGCTGCCCAAGGTCTTCGCCTGGATTTACCGGCACGAGATGAAGCACAAGGCGGTTATGCTGCGCTGCCACGCGGTGCTGGTGTCCAAGCCAGAGAAGGCGAAAGCCATGGCCCTGCTGCTCTATCAGACCTCGGCCACGGCTTTGGCTGAGTTCAAGCGCCTGAAGCGAAGGGACGATGCCCggcaccagcagcagcagctcatCGGGGAGCAAAGCATCCCTTTGGCGCCCATCAGGAAGCTGCTGAATGGCCAGTGCAACTACAAGCCGCCGGTGGAGCGCAGCCGGAGCGCGCCGAAGCTGGGCTCCATCACCGAAGACTTGCTCGGGGAGGAGCAGGAGGAACGGGCCATGCACTTTGAATGCGAGGACGTTCTGGACACGGAACAATGCGTGGTCAATGGCAAACAGGAGCTCACCCAGATTATTAACGATTTGGGCGAGATGAGCATAGGTAATGACTTGCAGACTCTGAAAGCTGACCTCAAAGTGACCAGACTACTATCCGGGGAGAGCACGGGGAGCGAATCGTCCATAGAAAGCAGTCATGAGCTCCAAGTGCTCACCAACGGCTGTGAGCACATCAAAGTACAGTGAATAGCGTCACattaaagacattttcatttgttgagCCAACATGTCTTCTCCTAGACACTACCCACTTGTTGACagcatgaagattttttttaaaa
Above is a genomic segment from Stigmatopora argus isolate UIUO_Sarg chromosome 8, RoL_Sarg_1.0, whole genome shotgun sequence containing:
- the tmem44 gene encoding transmembrane protein 44 isoform X2, which translates into the protein MATTQEKDWDNKDQDSFPLRLLKFCITSASSCFTIGDPGFNCSSFRLVSLSSLLLLLSSFLCNHRGGHPGHIATSLYCFLGNVCGLTGAVLSRQLHIQVLMGLLSATLDLVNVIACFIPLCIFKNWQTERRRRTIRKCRRSHLLTVCLLTALSGGFLKSSILHSPTTDKLTLRRRLLSVDLQDNTEILGYIIGLLSFVINLTSKFPTLGRVLKGKKLSRAYIFSGVLCSLSGALYAAALIQLDTGVRFLLRVMPWLLCAICGASLDFFIVVLYWCHMETRQKPMSFSPEMESLLGDSSNDKAAVEHNGKQGKKINLMEMGHYMDVSKDAIIERDPREATVSGKAVDNKVLSRNVPMVRVDGCDASCDSSIVSSDLEWDFEAGNVQWSEAKSKPKDGKAFPLQEWPSNPKPFDKGTYASCVLPQNGLSCNEAVRQFK
- the tmem44 gene encoding transmembrane protein 44 isoform X4, whose product is MATTQEKDWDNKDQDSFPLRLLKFCITSASSCFTIGDPGFNCSSFRLVSLSSLLLLLSSFLLLYKRCNHRGGHPGHIATSLYCFLGNVCGLTGAVLSRQLHIQVLMGLLSATLDLVNVIACFIPLCIFKNWQTERRRRTIRKCRRSHLLTVCLLTALSGGFLKSSILHSPTTDKLTLRRRLLSVDLQDNTEILGYIIGLLSFVINLTSKFPTLGRVLKGKKLSRAYIFSGVLCSLSGALYAAALIQLDTGVRFLLRVMPWLLCAICGASLDFFIVVLYWCHMETRQKPMSFSPEMESLLGDSSNDKAAVEHNGKQRDPREATVSGKAVDNKVLSRNVPMVRVDGCDASCDSSIVSSDLEWDFEAGNVQWSEAKSKPKDGKAFPLQEWPSNPKPFDKGTYASCVLPQNGLSCNEAVRQFK
- the tmem44 gene encoding transmembrane protein 44 isoform X1 codes for the protein MATTQEKDWDNKDQDSFPLRLLKFCITSASSCFTIGDPGFNCSSFRLVSLSSLLLLLSSFLLLYKRCNHRGGHPGHIATSLYCFLGNVCGLTGAVLSRQLHIQVLMGLLSATLDLVNVIACFIPLCIFKNWQTERRRRTIRKCRRSHLLTVCLLTALSGGFLKSSILHSPTTDKLTLRRRLLSVDLQDNTEILGYIIGLLSFVINLTSKFPTLGRVLKGKKLSRAYIFSGVLCSLSGALYAAALIQLDTGVRFLLRVMPWLLCAICGASLDFFIVVLYWCHMETRQKPMSFSPEMESLLGDSSNDKAAVEHNGKQGKKINLMEMGHYMDVSKDAIIERDPREATVSGKAVDNKVLSRNVPMVRVDGCDASCDSSIVSSDLEWDFEAGNVQWSEAKSKPKDGKAFPLQEWPSNPKPFDKGTYASCVLPQNGLSCNEAVRQFK
- the tmem44 gene encoding transmembrane protein 44 isoform X5, whose amino-acid sequence is MATTQEKDWDNKDQDSFPLRLLKFCITSASSCFTIGDPGFNCSSFRLVSLSSLLLLLSSFLLLYKRCNHRGGHPGHIATSLYCFLGNVCGLTGAVLSRQLHIQVLMGLLSATLDLVNVIACFIPLCIFKNWQTERRRRTIRKCRRSHLLTVCLLTALSGGFLKSSILHSPTTDKLTLRRRLLSVDLQDNTEILGYIIGLLSFVINLTSKFPTLGRVLKGKKLSRAYIFSGVLCSLSGALYAAALIQLDTGVRFLLRVMPWLLCAICGASLDFFIVVLYWCHMETRQKPMSFSPEMESLLGDSSNDKAAVEHNGKQRDPREATVSGKAVDNKVLSRNVPMWDFEAGNVQWSEAKSKPKDGKAFPLQEWPSNPKPFDKGTYASCVLPQNGLSCNEAVRQFK
- the tmem44 gene encoding transmembrane protein 44 isoform X3; this translates as MATTQEKDWDNKDQDSFPLRLLKFCITSASSCFTIGDPGFNCSSFRLVSLSSLLLLLSSFLLLYKRCNHRGGHPGHIATSLYCFLGNVCGLTGAVLSRQLHIQVLMGLLSATLDLVNVIACFIPLCIFKNWQTERRRRTIRKCRRSHLLTVCLLTALSGGFLKSSILHSPTTDKLTLRRRLLSVDLQDNTEILGYIIGLLSFVINLTSKFPTLGRVLKGKKLSRAYIFSGVLCSLSGALYAAALIQLDTGVRFLLRVMPWLLCAICGASLDFFIVVLYWCHMETRQKPMSFSPEMESLLGDSSNDKAAVEHNGKQGKKINLMEMGHYMDVSKDAIIERDPREATVSGKAVDNKVLSRNVPMWDFEAGNVQWSEAKSKPKDGKAFPLQEWPSNPKPFDKGTYASCVLPQNGLSCNEAVRQFK
- the lsg1 gene encoding large subunit GTPase 1 homolog, encoding MGKKKTGGGAQLGRALIKERHHTSRVNKKADTWLHTSELKDGYDWGRLNLQSVTEQSSMDDFLATAELAGTEFVAEKLNIKFVPADARAGLLTAEERKRLKNLQEDNKHFLRIPRRPKWDESTSPEALQLAERDSFLEWRRNLAQLEEEQKLCLTPFEKNLEFWRQLWRVIERSDVVVQIVDARNPSLFRCPDLELYVKEASENKVNMLLLNKADLLTRQQRQAWASHFEKEGLRAVFWSALAESERLEAEEKGIEQKGTRESDQEDGIQPDNENWSLAEVHDKLEEADNRAKFTVEEEDEEEDDDDDDEDEWLTAPEDEGQEEEDIVSKSNETPFRNSPRLLHKDELLEVFKMVHNGPRCKDGELTVGLVGYPNVGKSSTINTILRNKKVSVSATPGHTKHFQTLYVEEGLCLCDCPGLVMPSFVSTKADMICSGILPIDQMRDHVPAASLVCQTIPRHVLEGTYGINIIRPREDEDPDRHPTSEEMLMAYGYMRGFMTSHGQPDQPRSARYILKDYVNGKLLYCHPPPSIKAEDFQPQHNKFQRNELENGDLGSTRTKGKVKRIENTVDKNFFHAENVRALSKGVQGVMGYKPGSGIVAPGKAAAEMVGKPWKKHGNRNKKEKVRRLNKHLDA
- the fam43a gene encoding protein FAM43A, whose amino-acid sequence is MLPWKKNKFDLIEEDKQSKQKGYAVSLNYSTLTSFAKSCPESALNRVGNMFKSKRKKIKITSDDPTYTVLYLGNATTIQSKGEGCTDVAVSKIWGKSDMGKNGTKMRLTISSQGIRMVHVDDKARRPGHLYLLHRITYCVADPRLPKVFAWIYRHEMKHKAVMLRCHAVLVSKPEKAKAMALLLYQTSATALAEFKRLKRRDDARHQQQQLIGEQSIPLAPIRKLLNGQCNYKPPVERSRSAPKLGSITEDLLGEEQEERAMHFECEDVLDTEQCVVNGKQELTQIINDLGEMSIGNDLQTLKADLKVTRLLSGESTGSESSIESSHELQVLTNGCEHIKVQ